The following proteins come from a genomic window of Polaribacter dokdonensis:
- a CDS encoding DUF4249 family protein, which translates to MKNKYLLPILLLFLFSKCEKVIDVEVPSTTPKLIIDASFQIFFDESPVTAETVVKLRLSADYFDESIPTVTNASVFLTNLSNGNIINFNDANLDGDYEPTNSFIPEENTTYELTVVYDNETYKATAARVKSTPLTNVIQGDETLFSGEETEIQIFFTDDGSIDNYYVFDFSNALFLALEDRFFNGADYSFSSFYQEDEIELPTTVTIKMSGVSKEYYTYFNILIDQSGQNAGGPFESVPSSLLGNVINTTNEDNFPLGYFQISETDTFTLDLVEKD; encoded by the coding sequence ATGAAAAATAAATATTTACTACCCATTTTATTACTTTTCTTATTTTCAAAATGTGAAAAAGTAATCGATGTAGAAGTGCCTTCTACAACACCCAAATTAATTATTGATGCCTCTTTTCAAATATTTTTTGATGAGAGCCCAGTAACTGCAGAAACTGTTGTAAAACTAAGATTATCTGCAGATTATTTTGATGAATCTATACCAACAGTTACTAACGCTTCAGTCTTCTTAACAAACTTAAGTAATGGTAATATCATCAATTTTAACGATGCAAATTTAGATGGAGATTATGAACCAACAAATTCATTTATTCCTGAAGAAAACACCACCTATGAGCTAACTGTAGTTTATGACAATGAAACTTATAAAGCAACTGCAGCAAGAGTAAAATCTACTCCTTTAACCAATGTAATTCAGGGAGATGAAACTTTATTTTCAGGAGAAGAAACTGAAATTCAAATCTTTTTTACAGATGATGGTTCTATTGATAATTACTATGTTTTCGATTTTTCGAATGCACTATTTTTAGCCTTAGAAGATAGATTCTTTAATGGAGCAGATTACAGTTTTTCTAGCTTTTATCAAGAAGATGAAATTGAGTTACCAACAACAGTTACTATTAAAATGTCTGGAGTATCTAAAGAGTACTATACTTACTTCAATATTTTAATAGATCAAAGTGGACAAAATGCAGGTGGCCCTTTTGAATCTGTGCCTTCTTCTTTATTGGGTAATGTAATTAACACTACAAATGAAGATAATTTTCCTTTAGGATATTTTCAAATTTCAGAAACAGATACATTTACGTTAGATTTGGTTGAAAAAGATTAA
- a CDS encoding DUF6095 family protein, with the protein MSTDLNLLSKGLVRLGVVILLFIASPIIITMGFKAIDKFTESPQNIFAYLFLAVGCLLLLYSMYFAFKTFGVLSKAIFNNK; encoded by the coding sequence ATGAGTACAGATTTAAATTTGTTAAGCAAAGGATTAGTTAGATTAGGAGTGGTAATTTTACTTTTTATTGCTTCACCAATTATAATTACAATGGGTTTTAAAGCTATTGATAAATTTACTGAGAGTCCTCAAAATATCTTTGCTTACCTATTTTTAGCAGTGGGTTGTTTGCTACTGCTCTACTCAATGTATTTTGCCTTTAAGACATTTGGAGTGTTAAGCAAAGCCATTTTTAATAACAAATAA
- a CDS encoding serine hydrolase, producing MKKKYLLIIAAITISFGFVSYYPIDGYEYTGIKRLYQIRQFQKDSVKYTRIPKGAYKKWSDIKLNLTNKTTDSVEELFTVDKDFDRKIRRITPGGAYSLAIMDMSNPDALRYAEHRENLGYQPGSVGKIAVLLAVFDQLAKLCPDSHAERIAYLKKIKVTSRYWGLGDHHTIPIYDIEEDRLTKRKVVASDEFTLFEWLDHMVSVSNNGAASIMYREAMLMAAFGQDYFFLDAEKAENYFKETPRDSLTNLANTVVNQPLRDLGITENEWRLGGLFTRPPGKYVGRKGGSIGTPKGLMKFLVKLEQGKVIDEASSLEMKRLLYLTDRRIRYAKSPRLDEAAVYFKSGSYYKCDRVKDPNCGSYAGNVFNYMNSVIIVEHDNGVKYIVCLMTNVLNKNSAGAHMYLASKIDDVINETANINKEEIKEEKYIEDKDESSDN from the coding sequence ATGAAAAAGAAATACCTATTAATAATTGCAGCAATTACCATTTCATTTGGTTTTGTAAGCTATTATCCTATTGATGGATATGAATACACAGGAATTAAAAGACTATACCAAATTAGACAGTTTCAAAAAGACAGTGTTAAGTACACAAGAATTCCTAAAGGAGCTTATAAAAAATGGTCTGATATTAAATTAAACTTAACCAATAAAACTACAGATAGTGTAGAAGAATTATTTACTGTTGATAAAGATTTTGATAGAAAAATAAGGAGAATTACACCTGGAGGAGCTTATTCTTTAGCAATTATGGATATGAGTAATCCTGATGCTTTAAGATATGCAGAACATAGAGAAAATTTAGGTTATCAACCAGGAAGTGTAGGTAAAATTGCAGTTTTATTAGCTGTTTTTGATCAGCTTGCTAAACTATGTCCTGATTCTCATGCAGAGAGAATTGCGTATTTGAAAAAAATAAAAGTAACTAGCAGATATTGGGGGTTAGGAGATCATCATACTATACCAATTTACGATATTGAAGAAGATAGGTTAACTAAAAGAAAAGTAGTTGCCAGTGATGAGTTTACCCTTTTTGAATGGTTAGATCATATGGTTTCTGTGAGTAATAATGGTGCTGCAAGTATCATGTACAGAGAAGCAATGTTAATGGCTGCTTTTGGACAAGATTATTTTTTCTTAGATGCAGAAAAAGCAGAAAACTATTTTAAAGAAACACCAAGAGATTCTCTTACAAATTTGGCAAATACAGTTGTTAATCAGCCTTTAAGAGATTTAGGAATTACAGAAAATGAGTGGAGATTGGGAGGCTTATTTACAAGACCTCCAGGAAAATATGTAGGAAGAAAAGGTGGTAGTATTGGTACACCAAAAGGATTAATGAAGTTTTTGGTAAAATTAGAGCAAGGTAAAGTTATTGACGAGGCCTCTAGTTTAGAAATGAAGCGTTTATTATACTTAACAGATAGAAGAATTCGTTATGCAAAATCACCTAGATTAGATGAAGCTGCAGTTTATTTTAAATCTGGTAGTTATTATAAATGTGATAGAGTAAAAGACCCTAATTGTGGTAGTTATGCAGGTAACGTATTCAACTACATGAATTCTGTTATTATTGTAGAACACGATAATGGAGTTAAATACATTGTTTGTTTAATGACAAATGTTTTAAACAAAAACTCAGCTGGTGCTCATATGTATTTGGCAAGTAAAATAGATGATGTGATTAACGAAACAGCCAATATTAATAAAGAAGAAATAAAAGAAGAAAAATATATAGAAGATAAAGACGAATCTTCAGATAATTAA
- a CDS encoding PEP/pyruvate-binding domain-containing protein: protein MTKNILTSFLLIFLISSNSIAQEKSTNQIKQLVESYKNDIRGPYYRIKWFCEDGSIRDAKDPCPDDLEGIQHASFKQSALDLRKTNRLFFGEILAATKTNEFLDANHNYSRLKQYQIGEYLASIDNGWVLRKGQYYRGAKQSEDEEAWGKSFFEDVLKNDNFLKTNFYLIRQALKDIPHNGDTNIGQLMRSESKILAEEIPSFMDIRIKIHGNPQKTDIDLVKNYIQKNNSKLSLQEKKDLKNLIVTMEQFYAPLDFNKIDKEVASLNGNTMVVEEIKNFSTYYKSNKSSKKIVENSASILANIRGNILDFKSSKDRLKLLDISKQLENILLIETQNWQTESLAETIRKIEVLTCASLGSGLIEFWEYDRIEKNFKSALDNQNITILELNNLLNTSRSIVEWSASLIKANYNEDVINYTNFEPMAYGFIDDRVRNSIALSLGETVSKLGNFVAKVSQINNKVMSIDNQSAIRGLNPGYAFGELVVVDGDPNVIEVNTNKIYIFQNPPSDLKPVAGIMTVSEGNLVSHVQLLARNLGIPNAALSNENLLALKKFNGKKVFYAVSNKGNVILKPESDMNNEEEKLFEKVERSKNMIEVPVADIRLDVSKVINMREVEATDSGKLCGPKAANLGELKQLFPKQVVEGLIIPFGVFKSHMNLPMPNENKTYWEYLNNAFQQADAKKKNGASEEMVEKFLLTSLKKLHTSILNIDLDKAFVQDLKTNFQSAFKNDMGNVPVFLRSDTNMEDLKEFTGAGLNLTLFNIKDEDKILQGIKRVWASAYTERSFKWRQKYLLNPENVYPSILIIPSVDVDYSGVMITKGINAGAEEDLTVAFSRGAGGAVDGQSAETRLITKKENFLLAPARQADYIRLPNYGGTKKYYTSFNNEILNEDNIDKIREFATQVRKKIGAKSGNKNQVYDVEFGFKDDKLWLFQIRPFVENKQAKSSEYLNSITPKISSSTKVSINEKI from the coding sequence ATGACTAAAAATATACTTACCTCATTCTTATTAATTTTCCTAATCAGCTCAAATTCAATAGCTCAAGAGAAAAGTACAAATCAAATAAAACAACTAGTAGAGTCTTATAAAAATGACATTAGAGGACCATATTATAGAATTAAATGGTTTTGCGAAGATGGAAGTATTAGAGACGCGAAAGATCCTTGTCCTGATGATTTAGAAGGTATACAACATGCAAGTTTTAAGCAGTCTGCATTAGATTTAAGAAAAACGAATCGATTATTTTTTGGTGAAATATTAGCTGCTACAAAAACCAATGAGTTTTTAGATGCTAATCATAATTATAGCAGATTAAAGCAATATCAGATTGGTGAATATTTAGCAAGTATAGACAATGGTTGGGTTTTAAGAAAAGGACAATATTATAGAGGAGCTAAGCAATCTGAAGATGAAGAAGCTTGGGGAAAATCCTTTTTTGAAGATGTCTTAAAAAATGATAATTTCTTAAAAACAAATTTCTACTTAATAAGACAAGCATTAAAAGATATACCTCATAATGGAGATACCAATATTGGTCAGTTAATGAGAAGTGAGTCTAAAATTCTAGCTGAAGAAATTCCTAGTTTTATGGATATTAGAATTAAGATTCATGGTAATCCTCAAAAAACGGATATTGATTTAGTAAAGAACTATATTCAAAAAAATAATTCAAAATTATCATTACAAGAAAAAAAAGATTTAAAAAATCTAATTGTAACTATGGAGCAATTTTACGCTCCTTTAGACTTTAATAAAATAGATAAAGAAGTTGCAAGCCTAAATGGAAATACAATGGTTGTAGAAGAAATTAAAAACTTCTCTACTTATTATAAGAGTAACAAATCTTCAAAAAAAATAGTCGAGAATTCTGCTAGTATTTTAGCAAATATCAGAGGTAATATTTTAGATTTTAAATCATCTAAAGATCGCTTAAAGCTTTTAGACATTAGCAAACAACTAGAGAATATTTTATTGATAGAAACTCAAAATTGGCAAACAGAAAGCCTAGCAGAAACCATTCGTAAAATAGAAGTTTTAACCTGTGCTTCTTTAGGTTCTGGTTTAATCGAGTTTTGGGAATATGATAGAATTGAGAAGAATTTTAAATCGGCTTTAGACAATCAAAACATTACCATTTTAGAACTTAATAATTTATTAAATACTTCTAGAAGCATTGTAGAATGGAGTGCCTCATTAATAAAAGCAAATTATAATGAAGACGTTATCAACTACACCAATTTTGAGCCTATGGCTTATGGTTTTATAGATGATAGGGTAAGAAACAGTATTGCTTTAAGCTTAGGAGAAACTGTAAGTAAGCTAGGTAATTTTGTGGCAAAAGTATCTCAAATTAATAATAAAGTGATGTCTATTGACAATCAAAGTGCCATAAGAGGTTTAAATCCTGGTTATGCTTTTGGAGAATTAGTGGTTGTAGATGGAGACCCAAATGTAATTGAGGTAAACACCAATAAAATTTATATTTTTCAAAATCCACCTTCAGATTTAAAACCAGTAGCTGGAATTATGACAGTTTCAGAAGGTAACTTAGTTTCTCATGTACAATTATTAGCAAGAAACTTAGGAATACCAAATGCTGCATTATCTAATGAAAACTTATTAGCCTTAAAGAAATTTAATGGTAAGAAGGTTTTTTATGCAGTTTCAAATAAAGGAAATGTTATTCTAAAACCAGAGAGTGATATGAATAATGAAGAAGAAAAGCTATTTGAAAAAGTAGAACGTAGTAAAAATATGATTGAAGTGCCTGTTGCTGATATTCGCTTAGATGTATCTAAAGTCATAAATATGAGAGAGGTTGAAGCTACAGATTCTGGTAAATTATGTGGACCAAAAGCAGCAAACTTAGGAGAGCTAAAACAACTGTTTCCAAAACAAGTTGTAGAAGGATTAATAATTCCTTTTGGAGTTTTTAAATCGCACATGAACTTACCTATGCCTAATGAAAATAAAACTTATTGGGAGTATTTGAATAACGCCTTTCAGCAAGCTGATGCAAAGAAGAAAAACGGAGCATCTGAAGAAATGGTTGAAAAATTTTTACTAACCTCATTAAAGAAATTACATACCTCAATTTTAAATATTGATTTAGACAAAGCATTCGTTCAAGATTTAAAAACCAATTTTCAGTCTGCTTTTAAAAATGATATGGGTAATGTTCCTGTATTTTTAAGAAGTGATACAAATATGGAAGACCTTAAAGAATTTACAGGTGCTGGTTTAAACCTTACCTTATTTAATATAAAAGATGAAGATAAAATTCTACAAGGAATAAAGCGTGTTTGGGCTTCTGCTTACACTGAAAGAAGTTTTAAATGGAGACAAAAATATTTATTGAATCCAGAAAATGTGTATCCATCAATCTTAATTATACCTAGTGTAGACGTAGATTATTCTGGAGTTATGATTACTAAAGGAATCAATGCAGGTGCAGAAGAAGATTTAACTGTAGCATTTTCTAGAGGTGCAGGTGGTGCTGTAGATGGGCAATCTGCAGAAACAAGATTAATCACCAAAAAAGAAAACTTTTTATTAGCACCTGCAAGACAAGCAGATTACATAAGATTACCAAATTATGGAGGAACTAAAAAATACTATACTTCGTTTAATAATGAGATTTTAAATGAAGATAATATTGATAAAATTAGAGAATTTGCAACTCAGGTTCGTAAGAAAATAGGAGCAAAATCAGGAAATAAAAATCAAGTTTATGATGTTGAATTTGGTTTTAAAGATGATAAATTATGGTTGTTTCAAATAAGACCATTTGTAGAAAACAAACAAGCAAAAAGCTCTGAATACTTAAATTCAATTACACCAAAAATATCAAGTTCAACAAAAGTTAGCATCAACGAAAAAATATAA
- a CDS encoding D-alanine--D-alanine ligase has translation MLHKSDNSIQKTLEKLKDSAITYPLIVKPDIGFRGLLVEKIKDQKALINYIQKYDINIIIQEYINYNNECGIFYHRHPNEEKGKISSITLKKFLTITGDGSSSLFKLITAHERANLYVELLKEKENLDLEKILSKDEELILSVIGNHSKGTQFINGNHLITKELETTFDNLSKSIKGWFYGRIDLKYNNFKEVETGTDFKILEINGIIAEPTHIYDAQNSNYFDALKSIRNHWKYLYNISMINHLQNKIPYKSSKEFINEILDLRAYTKKIKNLSK, from the coding sequence ATTCTTCATAAGAGTGATAATTCAATTCAAAAAACATTAGAAAAACTTAAAGATTCAGCAATAACATATCCTTTAATAGTAAAACCAGACATTGGTTTTAGAGGTTTATTAGTTGAAAAAATTAAAGATCAAAAAGCGTTAATAAACTATATTCAGAAATATGATATTAACATCATTATTCAAGAATATATAAATTACAACAATGAATGTGGAATATTTTATCACAGACATCCTAATGAGGAGAAAGGTAAGATAAGCTCTATCACTCTAAAGAAATTTTTAACGATTACAGGTGATGGATCTTCTTCTCTTTTTAAGCTAATTACTGCACATGAGAGAGCTAATTTATATGTCGAACTACTGAAAGAAAAAGAGAACTTAGATTTAGAAAAAATATTATCAAAAGATGAAGAGTTAATTCTCTCTGTTATAGGTAATCATTCAAAAGGCACTCAATTTATAAATGGTAATCATTTAATTACAAAAGAGTTAGAAACTACTTTTGATAATTTATCAAAATCTATAAAAGGATGGTTTTATGGCAGAATTGATTTAAAATACAACAACTTTAAAGAGGTTGAAACTGGAACTGATTTTAAAATTTTAGAAATTAACGGAATTATTGCAGAGCCAACTCATATTTATGATGCACAAAATTCCAATTACTTTGATGCCTTAAAATCCATTAGAAACCATTGGAAATATCTTTATAATATTTCTATGATAAATCACTTACAAAATAAAATTCCATATAAAAGTTCTAAAGAATTTATCAATGAAATTTTAGACTTAAGAGCCTATACCAAAAAAATTAAAAACTTATCAAAATAA
- a CDS encoding TonB-dependent receptor, whose translation MKKFLIIFFLSTISLYSQEKVTVSGTVYDNANNETLIGVSIYFPELNAGTSTNEYGFYSLTIPKGTYKIQISYLGFTSISEQIILTDNVTKNYKLNEEAESLGEIIIESDIEKLNVRTPQMSVNKLTSSTIKKIPVVLGEADIIKSLILLPGVTSAGEGASGFNVRGGAADQNLILLDEAIVFNSSHLFGFFSVFNPDVIKDVKLYKGGIPARFGGRLSSVLDIYQKEGNSKEFNLTGGIGLVSSRLLAEGPIEKEKSSFVVAGRASYAHLFLPLFDNDNKAYFYDLNSKINYRFNDRNNVFLSTYFGKDVFGINDSFVNDYGNTVLNLRWNHLFSDKIFSNLSLIYSDYFYGLTLDFVGFEWDSGITNFNLKYDFKHYLNEKFTLTYGINNIYIKFNPGEIIPNRADSGIQAEKLTDKYANEFAAYLAAEQKINDKLTVQYGVRFSNFTRLGQDEINVYADNNPVIYNEEFKRYESAEAIGTESYSRSDVLASFQNFEPRLSLSYLLNNDTSIKMSYNRMAQYLHLLSNTNSPTPLDVWAPSGQFIKPQLLDQYALGYFKSIKNGDYSLETEVFYKDIQNRIDYINGANLVANNEIETVILNGQARAYGLEVLLKKNEGDFKGWLAYTLSRSEQQTLGRTPNEPGINSGEWYSTPFDKTHDISLNGSYELSKKWTFNANFLFQTGQPTNYPVGQYEISGLNVPIYDDNRRNADRLPAYHRLDISATLTPEKNKNRRWQSEWVFGIYNLYGRQNAASINFSQNRETFRNEAVQTSIFGLVPSVTYNFKF comes from the coding sequence TTGAAAAAATTCCTCATCATATTTTTCTTGAGTACTATATCTTTATATAGTCAAGAAAAAGTTACTGTAAGTGGTACAGTTTACGATAATGCAAATAATGAAACTTTAATTGGTGTCTCAATATATTTCCCAGAATTAAATGCAGGTACAAGTACAAATGAGTATGGCTTTTATTCTTTAACCATACCAAAAGGAACGTATAAAATCCAAATTAGTTACTTAGGTTTCACTAGTATTTCAGAGCAAATAATCTTAACTGATAATGTTACTAAAAACTATAAACTTAATGAAGAAGCAGAGAGTTTAGGTGAAATTATCATTGAATCTGATATTGAAAAACTTAACGTTAGAACTCCACAAATGAGTGTAAACAAACTAACGTCTTCAACAATTAAGAAAATACCTGTTGTACTTGGAGAAGCAGATATAATTAAATCTTTGATTTTATTACCTGGTGTAACAAGTGCAGGTGAAGGCGCTTCTGGCTTTAATGTTAGAGGTGGTGCTGCAGATCAAAATTTAATTTTACTAGATGAAGCAATAGTATTTAACTCCTCTCACCTATTTGGTTTTTTCTCAGTTTTTAATCCAGATGTTATTAAAGATGTTAAGTTGTACAAAGGTGGAATTCCTGCAAGATTTGGAGGTAGATTATCATCAGTTTTAGACATTTATCAAAAAGAAGGTAATAGTAAAGAGTTTAATTTAACAGGTGGAATTGGATTAGTTTCATCGAGATTACTGGCAGAAGGACCTATTGAAAAAGAAAAAAGTTCTTTTGTTGTTGCAGGTAGAGCTTCTTATGCTCATTTATTCTTACCTCTTTTTGACAATGATAACAAAGCATATTTCTATGATTTAAACAGTAAAATAAATTATAGATTTAATGACAGGAACAATGTGTTTTTATCTACCTATTTTGGAAAAGATGTATTTGGTATAAATGATAGTTTCGTAAATGATTATGGAAATACAGTTTTAAATTTAAGATGGAATCATCTTTTTTCTGACAAAATATTTTCTAATTTATCACTTATTTATTCTGATTACTTTTATGGTTTAACTCTTGATTTTGTTGGTTTTGAATGGGATTCTGGAATTACAAACTTTAATCTTAAATACGATTTTAAACACTATCTGAATGAGAAGTTTACACTTACTTATGGAATAAATAATATATACATTAAATTTAATCCTGGAGAAATTATACCTAATAGAGCTGATTCTGGTATTCAAGCAGAAAAATTAACAGATAAATATGCTAACGAGTTTGCTGCATATCTTGCTGCTGAGCAAAAAATAAACGACAAACTTACAGTACAATATGGAGTTCGTTTTAGCAATTTTACAAGACTGGGTCAAGATGAAATAAATGTTTATGCAGACAATAATCCTGTAATTTATAACGAAGAATTTAAAAGATATGAATCTGCAGAAGCAATTGGTACTGAATCTTACAGCAGAAGTGATGTTTTAGCTAGTTTTCAAAATTTTGAACCAAGACTATCATTGTCTTATTTACTAAATAATGACACTTCTATTAAAATGAGCTACAATAGAATGGCTCAATACTTACACCTTTTATCCAATACCAATTCTCCTACTCCATTAGATGTTTGGGCTCCAAGTGGTCAATTTATCAAGCCTCAATTACTAGATCAGTATGCTTTAGGTTATTTTAAGTCTATTAAGAATGGAGATTATTCATTAGAAACAGAGGTATTTTATAAAGATATCCAGAACAGAATAGACTATATAAATGGGGCTAATTTAGTTGCCAACAATGAAATTGAAACCGTAATTTTAAATGGGCAAGCCAGAGCTTATGGTTTAGAAGTATTATTAAAAAAGAACGAAGGTGATTTTAAAGGTTGGTTAGCTTATACTTTATCTAGATCTGAACAACAAACTTTAGGTAGAACTCCTAATGAACCAGGAATTAATTCTGGTGAATGGTATAGCACTCCTTTTGATAAAACTCACGATATTTCTTTAAATGGAAGTTATGAGTTGTCTAAAAAATGGACATTTAATGCCAACTTTCTTTTCCAAACTGGGCAGCCAACAAATTATCCTGTTGGTCAGTATGAAATTTCTGGTTTAAACGTACCTATTTATGATGATAATAGAAGAAATGCAGACAGGCTTCCTGCTTATCATAGATTAGATATTTCTGCAACCTTAACTCCAGAAAAAAATAAAAATAGACGTTGGCAGAGTGAGTGGGTTTTTGGAATCTATAATTTATATGGAAGACAAAATGCAGCTTCTATTAACTTTAGTCAAAATAGAGAAACGTTTAGAAATGAAGCAGTACAAACCTCAATATTTGGTTTAGTACCTTCTGTAACCTATAATTTTAAATTTTAG
- the murQ gene encoding N-acetylmuramic acid 6-phosphate etherase, with product MNFTKTTEQDSKYDHLEKMSVSELLTNINNEDQLVALAVKQSLPQIESLTHQIIQKLKIGGRLFYMGAGTSGRLGILDASECPPTFGVPHELVVGLIAGGDIAIRKAVEFAEDSKSQGWLDLQKHQINKNDVVVGIAASGTTPYVIAALEKCNENNIITGCITCNANSPLALTAQYPVEVIVGPEFVTGSSRMKAGTAQKLVLNMLSTTTMIQLGKVKGNKMVDMQLSNDKLVDRGERMLVAELNISKTEASQLLQKFGSVRNAVKNYKK from the coding sequence ATGAATTTTACAAAAACTACAGAGCAAGATTCGAAATATGATCATTTAGAAAAAATGTCAGTTTCAGAATTGCTTACCAACATTAATAATGAAGATCAGCTAGTTGCCTTAGCTGTGAAGCAATCTTTGCCTCAAATAGAAAGTTTAACCCATCAAATTATTCAAAAATTAAAAATTGGAGGTAGACTTTTTTATATGGGTGCAGGTACTTCTGGTAGATTAGGTATTCTTGATGCTTCAGAATGTCCACCAACATTTGGTGTTCCTCATGAATTGGTAGTAGGTTTAATTGCAGGTGGAGATATTGCAATTAGAAAAGCAGTAGAATTTGCAGAAGACTCTAAAAGTCAAGGATGGCTAGATTTGCAAAAACATCAAATTAATAAAAACGATGTTGTTGTTGGTATTGCTGCTTCTGGCACAACACCTTATGTAATTGCAGCTTTAGAAAAATGCAATGAAAACAATATTATAACTGGTTGTATTACTTGTAATGCAAATAGTCCTTTAGCATTAACTGCACAATATCCTGTAGAGGTTATAGTTGGCCCAGAATTTGTTACTGGCAGCTCTAGAATGAAAGCTGGAACAGCTCAAAAATTAGTTTTAAATATGTTGTCTACAACTACCATGATTCAACTGGGTAAAGTCAAAGGAAACAAAATGGTAGACATGCAGCTTTCTAATGATAAGTTAGTTGATAGAGGAGAAAGAATGTTGGTTGCTGAATTAAATATTAGTAAAACTGAAGCTAGCCAATTATTACAAAAATTTGGTAGTGTTAGAAATGCTGTAAAAAATTATAAGAAATGA